GCGTGAAAGGACATGTCGGTTTTCAGAGTCACACGTCGCGTGTCGAGTTTAGAAATGTGTCAATCAAGGAATTCTAACGGTCTCGAATCCTTATTCGAAGCGATCGCAGAACGCCTGGATGTGCAACACGTAGCCCTCGCAGGTCAAAACCGCTCGGTGCTTCTCGCACCAGTCGAGGTACTTCTCGAACAGTTCGGCGACGGTCAGGACGGTGGATTTGGCCGAGGTGGACTTCGGCTACCACGCTGGTGTGGAACTTCTTCGGATGGCCTCCGGCGCGGTCCACTTGCTCTTCGTCTTGCGGGGAGGGAGCGATCTCGGGATGGGTGTCTATTCACAACCCGGCAGGAACTGTCCGATTTACGCTGGCCAAATCGGACAGTTCCTGCCGGGTTGCGAATGAGGCGTCGGGCGAAGCCCTTTGCGGCGGATAGGGGCAGTCTTCCCGGTTCCAGTGCGAGACGTCCCTGTCCATCCGCACCCGATAAAAAACTTCTTCCGCCGTGGGCTCGGCGCTGTTCACGTACCACGGCATGTGCCGGGCCGTGTACGGCGGTGCCGTCCGGAGCGCGCGAGCCCAACCCGGGGTCGACGGGTTGAGGATGGCCCCCGGGCGGTAGAGCGCGAAGGTGGTGTCGATCGGAGCCCGGTACGCACCGAGTTCGGAGTCGTAGTCGGCCCAGAACTTTGACTCCCAGGCCCGCGCGGTCTCGGCATGAGTGTAGTGAGCCGGTAAGTCGTCGATCTTTAAAGAAAACCCGACCTTGTCCGCCGTCGGGTCGAGGTCGAGTAGCTTCCGGAACCGCACGATCGCGTCGAGCGGGCATTCCGCGACCGGGACGATGTCCGGGTCGGTCACGACGTAAGGCACGTCCATGAACTCGCGGGCGTACTCCCACGGCGCGGCGTGGCCGGCGTTCCTCCCGGTGCGAATGACCGTGTACCGCGTGGCCTCCAGGTATCGCACCAGCGGGGGGTAAGCCGAGTCGTTGTCGAGAAAGACGATGTTCGTCTCCCCGGCCCGTTCCAGCCACGCCACCAATTCCAGAAGGTCGGTCAGTCGGTCGCGACAGACGATGATGACGGGCGTCTTTCCGCCGTCGGTGCGGGGGCGGGCCGCCAGGCCGGCGAACCGCCCGTACCCGTCGCGGGTTTCGGGCAGCGGCTCGACGCGCCATCCCGAAAGCACCTCGGCCGCCCGGGCCGCGACGGACGGACGGTTGTAATCGTCGAGGAGAAGTACGCCGCCCGGCCGAACCCGGTCGGCCGCCCACCCCATCATCTCGACTCGCTTTTCGATCGACCCGAGGTCGTAGAACACGAGATCGAAATCCGCGGGCGCGGTTCGGGAAAACGTGTCGAGTGTCACGAGACGGTCAGTCCGGATTCCACGATCAGCGAGAAAGAGGAATGTCCGTGCCAGCCAGCCGGGATGGTCGTCCACGGACCAGACTTCGGGCGCGTGCGGGAGACTCCTCAGCACCACGGACGAAACCCCGCTACCCAGGTCGAGTATCTTGCGGGCCTTGCGCTCCACGGCCACCGACCAGAGTTTTGCGAGCGTCTGCCAGGACGCGGCCATGTCCGGCGACGACACTCGGCCGACGTACTCCTCGTACAACGCCCGGACGGCCGCGGGGATAGGAGCCACGGGCCCGGTAAAATGAGATTCCACGGCGGCCCGGTTGAGCCACCGGTCGAAATCGTAGTGGTCCTCCCAAAACCGCTCGCCCGCGCAGACGAGCGATTTGGGCCGGCACCCGGGCGCCGCCCCGATCCACATTTCGCACGAATAGCGGACCCGCTGCTTCGCCTCATGGAACGCGGCGAACGGCGGAAGCCGACGCAACCAGTCCGGCCGGGCGATCCAGAAGTTGCCCGAAAAGTGCGATTCCCCGTCCTGCCACCAGTTCACGCCGACGACGTCGTGGTCCGCCAAATAAGCCAAGTTGTCCCGCCACCGGCGGACGACGTACTCTTCCATGAGCCGCCGCCACTTCTGTTTACAGTAGTGATGGGGTGCGGATACGCCTTTCGTGTGCAGGTACAGAATCGGAGCGTTGACCTTCTCTTCTTTCGCGAGCCGGTCGATTTCCATCAGGGCGAACGTCTCGTAGTGATCGGTGTTCGGGTCGGACCGAACGAGTGTCGCGTCGATCCCCGCGCGGGCCGTGCGGTCAAGGAGCCAGTCCAGTCCGTGCCCGACGTGGGACAAGCGAATTTCGGTGTGCCCGCAATCCCGCAAGAGGGCGAGCTGGTCGGTCACGACGTCCTGCCAATTTCCCATCGCCGCGGCGTGGTAAACGACGATCGGCTTCTCCATCCACAGCCTCGCGACTACGGGCACCACGTTCCGCGGGAAGAGGAGCCGTCCGACAGAACGGCAATGTCATTGCGACTATCGTAGCAATAAGACGCCTTCCACCTACTGCCCATCTCCGGTGCTTATCGAGAAATCCCCCTTTCCGCAACTCCCGCGGCGCCTAAAATTCACTGCTCCTGAACGACCACCCGGCCGGAACCCGGGGCCTAGTGCCGCGGGTGCCGTCCGTTTTGTTTTCGGGTGCGTTGTTCTCCCCTAATCGGGGTCGGGGTCCGTAAGTGAAGTGTTCCACGCGGGTTACTCCGCGGACGATGCTTCCCCCTTGAACCCTCATTCCCCCGGTCCTCGGCGGACCGGGGCGGAAACGCGAGGCGATCGTGGCCAAGAAGAACAAGACGAACAAGAGCGTCAAGAAGCGGATGAAAGCGACCGGGAGCGGCAATCTTGCGCACGCGACCCCCGGCAAGCGGCACTTGAACGCCCACATGACCGCCAAGCGGCGGCGGCAACTCCGCCGCGGCGGGGTCGTCACCGGGGCGACCGTCAAGAAGTACCTGATCGCGATGGGCGAGTACTAACCGCCACGCTCTTGTTTCCACACACTCGCACATTACACAGGGGATGATTCGTCATGGTTCGCGCAGGGAGCGGGAAGACGCTGGCCGCACGGCGGAAGCGCACGCGGAAGTTGACCAAAGGGTTTCGCCTCAGCCGCCACAACCTGTACCGGCAGGCGATCTCCACGCTGATCCGGGCCCGGGCGTACGCGTTCCGGGACCGCAAGGCCAAGAAGCGGCAGTACCGCCGGCTCTGGATCATCCGCATCAACGCCGCCTGCCGGATGCGCGGCCTGCGGTACAGCGAGTTCATCCACGGGCTGCAACGGGCGCTGGTCGTCCTGGACCGCAAGTCGCTGTCCGAGATCGCCATCCACGACCCGGCCGCGTTCGACCAACTCGTCGAACTGGCCAAGAAGAACCTCCACCCGGACCTCGCCAAGCAACACGCGGCCGCCGCCAAGGCGTAGCCGGTTGCCAGGCGATGGACCGATGGACGCGGCCGTGTGTAGATGGGTGACGGTGATGACGGGCGTTCTGAAGAGGCGGGTGGTCTCCTCAGGGTTCCCAGGGCGTTGCCCTGGGTTCCACCCGCCCTCGACCTGATTCCCTCTCGCAACAGGCCGCGGACCGAACCTCTCCCCACGTCGTCCGCCTCTATTACCCGACGCGATCCGCCGCGGGTCGTACTCACGTTCTCATCGGCCCAGGAATCGCTGGGTCCACCATGTCCGAACCCGACCTGACCGCGCGAATCATTCACGCCCTGACCCGGCCCAGCTACACCCCGGTGAAGCCGAAGGTGTTGGCCAAGCGGATGAACGTCACCGCGGACGAGGACTACGCCGAATTTCGGCGGACCCTCCGCGTGCTGATCCGCGACGGCCGCGTCGAGGTCGGCCGGAACAACGCCCTTCGCGCCGCCGACCCGTATGGCAGCGTTGTCGGCACGTACCGCCGCACCACCTCCGGGCTGGCGTTCGTCCGCCCCACCGCCCCGACAGCGGACACCGGGCCGGACGTCCGCATCCGCGACGGCAAGGAACTCGACGCCTCGACCGGCGACGAAGTCCTGGTCAAGATCACGCGCAAGGCGACCAAACTGGGCGGGGCGTCCGGCGAGGTCGTCCGCGTCCTCGCGCGGGCCACGCGGACGTTCGTGGGCACGTACTTCGAGCGGGACAGCCAGGGGCTGGTGCGGATCGACGGAACCGTGTTCGCCCACTCCGTCGCCGTCGGCGATCCCGGCGCGAAGGGGGCGAAGCCGCAAGACAAGGTCGTGGTCGAGATGCTCCGCTTCCCGACGGCCGACGACCGCGGGGAAGGGGTAATCGCCGAGGTGCTGGGGCCGCTGTCGCAACCCGGCGTCGACCTGCTCTCGATCATCCGCGCGTTCGGGCTGCCCGAAGAGTTCCCACCCGAGGCGCTGGAAGAAGCCCGCGCCCGGGCGGACCAGTTTCGCGACGACGACCTCGACGGCCGCGAGGATTTCACGAACGACGTGATCATTACCGTCGACCCGGTCGACGCCCGGGACTTCGACGACGCCGTTTCCGTCACGATCGACCCGAAAACGAAGCACTGGGTGTTGACCGTCCACATCGCGGACGTGTCGCACTTTGCCAAGCCGGGCGGCCCGCTGGACTCCGAGGCCCGCAAGCGGGCGACCAGCGTTTATCTGCCGCGGAAGGTCATCCCGATGTTCCCGGAGGTGATCTCGAACGGCCTCGCGAGCCTACAGCAGGGCAAACTGCGGTACGTCAAAACCGTTCGCATGGAGTTCACCCAAAACCTGCAAAAGGGCCACGTCAGCTTTTTCAACGGTGCGATCCGCGTCCGCAAACGGTTCACTTACGAACAAGTGGGCGACGTCCTCGCAACCATGTCCCCGTCCGGGACGAACGTAACCCCAGACAAGCCCCTACCTGCTCCTCCAGCGGATGGCGTCGAGGTCGACCCCGACGTTCTCGCACTCCTCCGGCGGATGCGCGACCTGGCGATGATGCTGCGCAAGAAGCGGTTCCGCCGCGGGGCGCTGGAACTGAGCATGCCAGAAGCGGTGCTGGAGTACGACGCCGACGGGCGCGTGAACGGGGCGCACTTCGCCGTCAACGATGTGAGCCACCAGATCATCGAAGAGTTCATGCTGGCGGCGAACGAGGCGGTGGCCGAACATTTCTCGCGGCTCGAAGTGCCCTTCCTCCGCCGGGTCCACCCGGCCCCCAAGGAAGAAAAGCTGCAGCAGTTCGCCGCGTTCGCCGGCCTGCTCGGCTACCCACTGGAGCGGTCGGACGACCGGTTCGAGCTGCAGCGGGTGTTGCGGGCAACGGCCGACAAGCCCGAGCGGGCGGCCATCCACTATTCGATGCTCCGCAGCCTCAAGCAGGCTTCGTATTCCCCGGTCCAGGACCAGCACTACGCGCTGGCGAGCCAGGACTACTGCCACTTCACATCGCCGATCCGCCGGTACCCGGACCTGCAGGTCCACCGCCTGCTAGACCGCTGGATTCGGACCGGCAAGGCGTCGGCCGACGTGGCCGAGTTGACCGTCCTCGGCGACCACTGCTCGAAGATGGAGCGCCGCGCGGAGACGGCCGAGCGGGAGCTGGTGAAGCTTAAACTCCTGCAATACCTCAGCACCCGCCTCGGCGAGAAACTGGACGCCGTCATCACCGGCGTCGCGGACTACGGCTTTTTCGCCCAGGCCGAGCGGTTCCCGGCCGAGGGGTTGGTTCACATCTCGTCCCTGACCGATGACTATTACCACTACGAAGAAGACCACCACGCCCTGTTCGGCTCGCGGAGCAAGAAGCGGTACCGACTCGGCGACCGCGTCCGGGTGGTGGTAGCGCGGGTCGACATCCAGCGGCGGATGCTCGACTTCCGCCTCGCCCCCGACCAACCCGCCCCGGCTGACCGGCCGCGGCCGGGCCGCGAGCCGGAGCAGTCGGAGCGGAAGAAAGGCAAGCGGCGGAAGAAGGATTGAATACAAACCCAGATTAACCGCAGCGGGCGCGGACAAGGCAATGAAGTAAGAAAAACCTGGCGGATGGGTTTCTCTCCGCGCCCTCTCATGCCCTCTGTGACCCCTCTGTGACTAATCCGCTTTTTCGGCCGTACCGAGGTTACCTATGCTGACCCGCTTAGTCTTGTTGGTCGCGCTGACCGTTCTGGCCGCTACCGGTTTCGCCCAAGATCCGCCAGCGGTAAAGCCCAAGGCCAACTTCTCGGCCTCGGTCGCGGCCCTCAACAACCTATTTAAGAAGAACGCCGACGGCACGTTGGCCAAAAAGTACATCGGCCGGGAGTTCACGATCACCGGCACCGTGAACGAGGTGACGGAAGCCGACGGCGGCCAGACGCTGACCTTGAAAGGGTTGCCGCCGACCGCCGACGATCCGTCCGGGTGTACCATCCCGTTCCCGGCCGGCCATCCATCCTTGAAGTTGGTGCAGGGGCTGACAGCCGGGACGCTAGTACGGGTCCGGGGGACGATTGACACTGTTACTGGCACCGCTTTCACTCTTAAAGACCCGGTTCTGGTTTCTACGACCGTGACCCGATCGGCGAAGGGGCCACAAGCCGCGCCGAAAGTGCCGGCTCCCGGGACGGCCCCGAAAGCCGAACCGACCCCGGCCGTTCACACTCTCAAGCCGGAGGATCTGAAAACGACGGTCGTTGCCCTCACGACCAGATTGTGGAATGACAAGACGGACAAGCTTTATATTGCTTACCACGGCCAGCAGGTCGAATTGACCGGTCAGGTTTATAAAGTTTCTCGCGCGTCGGATTTCGTTGACGGCAGGTGCGTGCTAACTCTATGCGGTTGTCCGACTGGTAATTCAAACGTCCCGTATCAGTTAGAAATGGTTTTTCCGGCCGGTAGCACGGATTTGCCTCGATTGCGGAATCTCATTGAGGGGGACAAAGTGACCGTGCGCGGGGAGTTCGGTCTGGCGATCGGAGCGCTTGCCCGACTCCAATCCCCGGAGTTAGTGAGCGGCGGCGAGAAACCCCCAGCGGCCTTGAAGCCGACCCGCACCGTGAGCGCCGAGGCGTTCGCCAAGGAGTTGTTACTCGACCGGGACACGGCGGAGAAACTCCAGGGGCAGGCCATCACTTTGACCGGGGTGATCCTTGACGCGGGCGGCGCATACTCCGATTGCGATTTAACTTTGAGCGCCGGAAAACTTAAACCCTCGGATCCGTTCGGGATTTTTGTCGCGTGTAAAGTTGAAGAAGATCAATTGCAAGCCGTCGTGCAACTTCCCCCCGGGATGAAAGTCCGCGTCGTCGGGATGGTCGGGCGGACCGAAAAAGACCGGGTGTGGCTGTCTCGCTGTCAGGTGACGCTCCTGGAACCGAACCCGATGCCGTCCCTGACTGCGACCGAACTGACGGTCGCTTACCGCAACGACCCGAAGGCGGCGGCCGCGAAGTACGGCGACACGTATGCCCAAAAGACGTTGTTCCTGACCGGCGAGGTGACGGCCCTTACGCAGAATTCATCCG
The sequence above is a segment of the Fimbriiglobus ruber genome. Coding sequences within it:
- a CDS encoding class I SAM-dependent methyltransferase: MEKPIVVYHAAAMGNWQDVVTDQLALLRDCGHTEIRLSHVGHGLDWLLDRTARAGIDATLVRSDPNTDHYETFALMEIDRLAKEEKVNAPILYLHTKGVSAPHHYCKQKWRRLMEEYVVRRWRDNLAYLADHDVVGVNWWQDGESHFSGNFWIARPDWLRRLPPFAAFHEAKQRVRYSCEMWIGAAPGCRPKSLVCAGERFWEDHYDFDRWLNRAAVESHFTGPVAPIPAAVRALYEEYVGRVSSPDMAASWQTLAKLWSVAVERKARKILDLGSGVSSVVLRSLPHAPEVWSVDDHPGWLARTFLFLADRGIRTDRLVTLDTFSRTAPADFDLVFYDLGSIEKRVEMMGWAADRVRPGGVLLLDDYNRPSVAARAAEVLSGWRVEPLPETRDGYGRFAGLAARPRTDGGKTPVIIVCRDRLTDLLELVAWLERAGETNIVFLDNDSAYPPLVRYLEATRYTVIRTGRNAGHAAPWEYAREFMDVPYVVTDPDIVPVAECPLDAIVRFRKLLDLDPTADKVGFSLKIDDLPAHYTHAETARAWESKFWADYDSELGAYRAPIDTTFALYRPGAILNPSTPGWARALRTAPPYTARHMPWYVNSAEPTAEEVFYRVRMDRDVSHWNREDCPYPPQRASPDASFATRQELSDLASVNRTVPAGL
- the rpmI gene encoding 50S ribosomal protein L35 codes for the protein MAKKNKTNKSVKKRMKATGSGNLAHATPGKRHLNAHMTAKRRRQLRRGGVVTGATVKKYLIAMGEY
- the rplT gene encoding 50S ribosomal protein L20 translates to MVRAGSGKTLAARRKRTRKLTKGFRLSRHNLYRQAISTLIRARAYAFRDRKAKKRQYRRLWIIRINAACRMRGLRYSEFIHGLQRALVVLDRKSLSEIAIHDPAAFDQLVELAKKNLHPDLAKQHAAAAKA
- the rnr gene encoding ribonuclease R, which gives rise to MSEPDLTARIIHALTRPSYTPVKPKVLAKRMNVTADEDYAEFRRTLRVLIRDGRVEVGRNNALRAADPYGSVVGTYRRTTSGLAFVRPTAPTADTGPDVRIRDGKELDASTGDEVLVKITRKATKLGGASGEVVRVLARATRTFVGTYFERDSQGLVRIDGTVFAHSVAVGDPGAKGAKPQDKVVVEMLRFPTADDRGEGVIAEVLGPLSQPGVDLLSIIRAFGLPEEFPPEALEEARARADQFRDDDLDGREDFTNDVIITVDPVDARDFDDAVSVTIDPKTKHWVLTVHIADVSHFAKPGGPLDSEARKRATSVYLPRKVIPMFPEVISNGLASLQQGKLRYVKTVRMEFTQNLQKGHVSFFNGAIRVRKRFTYEQVGDVLATMSPSGTNVTPDKPLPAPPADGVEVDPDVLALLRRMRDLAMMLRKKRFRRGALELSMPEAVLEYDADGRVNGAHFAVNDVSHQIIEEFMLAANEAVAEHFSRLEVPFLRRVHPAPKEEKLQQFAAFAGLLGYPLERSDDRFELQRVLRATADKPERAAIHYSMLRSLKQASYSPVQDQHYALASQDYCHFTSPIRRYPDLQVHRLLDRWIRTGKASADVAELTVLGDHCSKMERRAETAERELVKLKLLQYLSTRLGEKLDAVITGVADYGFFAQAERFPAEGLVHISSLTDDYYHYEEDHHALFGSRSKKRYRLGDRVRVVVARVDIQRRMLDFRLAPDQPAPADRPRPGREPEQSERKKGKRRKKD